In Clarias gariepinus isolate MV-2021 ecotype Netherlands chromosome 1, CGAR_prim_01v2, whole genome shotgun sequence, one DNA window encodes the following:
- the slc25a36a gene encoding solute carrier family 25 member 36-A isoform X2, translated as MSPPGPLHCLKLILEREGPRSLFRGLGPNLVGVAPSRAIYFAAYSTAKEKLNGVLEPDSTQVHMVSAGLAGFTAITATNPIWLIKTRLQLEARNRGERRMSAFECVRRVYKADGLRGFYRGMSASYAGISETVIHFVIYESIKRKLVESKANASMDDEDESVKDASDFVGMMLAAATSKTCATSVAYPHEVVRTRLREEGSKYRSFLQTLSMVVREEGYRALYRGLTTHLVRQIPNTAIMMCTYELVVYLLNG; from the exons ATGTCCCCTCCCGGACCCCTGCACTGCCTTAA gTTAATTTTAGAGAGAGAAGGTCCCCGTTCACTGTTTCGTGGCCTTGGACCTAACCTGGTGGGCGTGGCTCCATCTAG AGCAATCTATTTTGCGGCCTATTCAACGGCCAAAGAGAAGCTAAACGGTGTGCTCGAACCCGACTCCACGCAGGTGCACATGGTCTCTGCCGGCCTCGCAG GGTTCACAGCGATCACAGCCACTAATCCTATCTGGCTCATAAAGACCCGTCTACAGTTGGAAGCCAG GAACCGTGGCGAGAGGCGCATGAGTGCATTTGAGTGCGTGAGGCGCGTGTATAAAGCCGACGGGCTACGTGGCTTTTACCGCGGCATGTCTGCCTCCTATGCAGGCATCTCTGAGACTGTCATACATTTCGTCATCTACGAGAGCATCAAGCGCAAGCTCGTCGAATCCAAGGCGAACGCCAGCATGGATGACGAAGACGAATCGGTGAAGGACGCTTCCGACTTCGTCGGCATGATGCTGGCCGCCGCCACCTCCAAAACCTGCGCCACGTCCGTCGCGTACCCGCACG aggtGGTCCGTACCCGGTTGCGAGAAGAAGGCAGCAAGTACCGCTCTTTCTTGCAGACTCTAAGTATGGTGGTTCGAGAGGAAGGATACAGAGCGCTGTATCGAGGCCTCACCACCCACCTCGTCCGGCAAATTCCCAACACGGCCATAATGATGTGCACCTACGAGCTGGTCGTCTACCTGCTCAACGGCTAA
- the slc25a36a gene encoding solute carrier family 25 member 36-A isoform X1 gives MSQRDTLVHLFAGGCGGTVGAILTCPLEVVKTRLQSSSVTLYISEVQLSSVNGASVARMSPPGPLHCLKLILEREGPRSLFRGLGPNLVGVAPSRAIYFAAYSTAKEKLNGVLEPDSTQVHMVSAGLAGFTAITATNPIWLIKTRLQLEARNRGERRMSAFECVRRVYKADGLRGFYRGMSASYAGISETVIHFVIYESIKRKLVESKANASMDDEDESVKDASDFVGMMLAAATSKTCATSVAYPHEVVRTRLREEGSKYRSFLQTLSMVVREEGYRALYRGLTTHLVRQIPNTAIMMCTYELVVYLLNG, from the exons ATGAGTCAGAGGGACACACTGGTTCATCTGTTTGCTGGAGG CTGCGGAGGCACGGTCGGTGCCATCTTGACGTGTCCGCTCGAGGTTGTCAAGACCAGGCTGCAGTCTTCCTCGGTGACCCTTTACATCTCTGAGGTCCAGCTGAGCTCCGTGAACGGGGCCAGCGTCGCCCGGATGTCCCCTCCCGGACCCCTGCACTGCCTTAA gTTAATTTTAGAGAGAGAAGGTCCCCGTTCACTGTTTCGTGGCCTTGGACCTAACCTGGTGGGCGTGGCTCCATCTAG AGCAATCTATTTTGCGGCCTATTCAACGGCCAAAGAGAAGCTAAACGGTGTGCTCGAACCCGACTCCACGCAGGTGCACATGGTCTCTGCCGGCCTCGCAG GGTTCACAGCGATCACAGCCACTAATCCTATCTGGCTCATAAAGACCCGTCTACAGTTGGAAGCCAG GAACCGTGGCGAGAGGCGCATGAGTGCATTTGAGTGCGTGAGGCGCGTGTATAAAGCCGACGGGCTACGTGGCTTTTACCGCGGCATGTCTGCCTCCTATGCAGGCATCTCTGAGACTGTCATACATTTCGTCATCTACGAGAGCATCAAGCGCAAGCTCGTCGAATCCAAGGCGAACGCCAGCATGGATGACGAAGACGAATCGGTGAAGGACGCTTCCGACTTCGTCGGCATGATGCTGGCCGCCGCCACCTCCAAAACCTGCGCCACGTCCGTCGCGTACCCGCACG aggtGGTCCGTACCCGGTTGCGAGAAGAAGGCAGCAAGTACCGCTCTTTCTTGCAGACTCTAAGTATGGTGGTTCGAGAGGAAGGATACAGAGCGCTGTATCGAGGCCTCACCACCCACCTCGTCCGGCAAATTCCCAACACGGCCATAATGATGTGCACCTACGAGCTGGTCGTCTACCTGCTCAACGGCTAA